The Scatophagus argus isolate fScaArg1 chromosome 20, fScaArg1.pri, whole genome shotgun sequence genome window below encodes:
- the ric1 gene encoding guanine nucleotide exchange factor subunit RIC1 gives MYFLTGWPRRLLCPLRSEEEPFHIHPSSQRFYFAVLSETQLSIWFSRPSVLIVSYIESAKAAAQFGFYQKAEWKPDDSMIAVATAKGYILLFDVLGGGDDKYLYEPVYPRGNTRVKVTPGYKEEQCAPALSLEMKKPVDLEAPITSLQSLQEDLLVCTADGYLHVLHWDGLGSNGRKTVCLTTIPFSLDMQSARGGPSLDLEGAYIRCMESCVTLDGFAVVLSDGRLGFITPLSNTITADQLQGVWAADVTDGTCVAVNNKYRLMAFGCASGSVLVYMIDTTTGSMQLSHKLELTPKHYPDIYNKTGPVKLICWSPDYSVAMVTWECGGLSLWSVFGAHLFCTLGEDFAYRSDGTKKDPVKISSMSWGAEGYHLWVLPNKQERRRQEQQQRQEEEGEEEEEEEMVAPPHTSLQAGILQFHFIKSALTVNPCTSNQEQVLLHGEDRLYLTCGDPTQVNSTSDTHPHTHLHPRDGSPLHHPSDADSSLSQGLSTLLGHKHWHVVQIHSTYLESNWPIRFAAIDTAGQCMAVAGRRGFAHYSLFTRKWKLFGNITQEQNMTVTGGLAWWNDFVVVACYNFIDQQEQLRLYQRSANLDNAFASVTKLHSDTLLLNVFRDMVILFRADCSICLYSIERRSDSPNPTASVELLQEVSMSRYIPHPALVVSVTLTSVRTETGITLKAPQQACMAESIMLNLAGQLIMLQRDRSGPQVREKETPANSKKLLPFCPPVVLAQCVENVWTTCRSNRKKRHLLEALWLSCGEAGMKVWLPLFPRDHRKPHSFLSRRIMLPFHINIYPLAVLFEDALVLGATNETVLYDGLQGPSEPLEALFPYCTVERTSQIYLHHILRQLLVRNLGEQALMLAQSCASLPYFPHVMELMVHVVLEEEATSREPIPDPLLPTVAKFITEFPLFLQTIVHCARKTEYALWNYLFAAVGNPKDLFEECLMAQDLDTAASYLIILQNMEVPAVSRQHATLLFNTALEQGKWDLCRHMIRFLKAIGSGEMETPPPTPTTQEPSSTGGFEFFRNRSISLSQSADSITTGKFNLQKTFSMPSGPSVKGRDVECAENMYIDMMLWRHARHLLEQVRLRDLGCFSAQLGFELISWLCRERNRVARVDDFVSALKRLHKDFLWPFPVIPVGSLSSPLKNGRCRTVLSTRLLKSQSADSLLNSDMDTAPPQAAPSNHNWLDGLGQGAKDMDTASSAHSNQHSPQTHDAFLSLLTNKVEEYSVGSATDLTETSSVVDGDWTMVDENSSTLSLSQAELEHISMELANKGPHKSQVQLRYLLHVFMEAGCLEWCVVIGLILRDASVIKQVIGFLDSPEVPQETVQSVRSGLLAVEAWASTDCLGYKPFFNLIQPQLQRLMDSAAGEQVQPEAFQPSSQSSKLGGSEGLGGAAVPRVEDSRGVAAPLGLALPSLEPAGGFSRPPSEDCPPEETEEQGEEEGAYDCTLS, from the exons ATGTATTTTCTAACCGGCTGGCCACGGAGGCTGCTTTGTCCGCTGAGGAGTGAAGAGGAACCCTTCCACATCCATCCCAGCTCCCAGAGGTTTTACTTCGCCGTGCTGTCAGAGACGCAGCTTAGCATTTGGTTTAGCCGG CCCAGTGTTTTGATAGTCAGCTATATCGAGTCTGCAAAGGCGGCGGCCCAGTTTGGCTTCTACCAGAAGGCAGAATGGAAACCAGACGACTCCATGATAGCTGTAGCG aCTGCCAAAGGCTACATCCTCTTGTTTGATGTGCTGGGTGGAGGGGATGACAAGTACCTCTATGAGCCTGTCTATCCAAG aggAAATACTCGTGTGAAAGTGACCCCGGGTTACAAGGAGGAGCAATGTGCCCCCGCTTTGTCTTTAGAAATGAAGAAGCCTGTGGATCTGGAGGCCCCCATCACCAG TCTGCAGTCCCTTCAGGAGGACTTGTTGGTGTGCACCGCAGACGGTTACCTCCATGTGCTTCATTGGGACGGACTGGGCAGCAACGGGCGCAAGACCGTCTGCCTGACTACAATCCCCTTTTCGCTAGACATGCAGTCTGCTCGAG GTGGTCCCTCCCTGGACCTGGAGGGGGCGTATATCCGTTGTATGGAGTCTTGTGTGACCCTGGACGGATTCGCTGTTGTACTTAGTGATGGACGCCTGGGCTTCATCACACCCCTCAGCAACACCATCACTGCAGAT cagTTGCAGGGCGTCTGGGCAGCAGATGTGACTGATGGCACCTGCGTGGCTGTCAACAACAAGTACAGACTGATGGCCTTTGGCTGTGCCAG CGGGTCAGTGCTGGTGTATATGATAGACACCACGACAGGATCCATGCAGCTTTCCCACAAACTGGAGCTCACCCCAAAACACTACCCAG ACATCTATAACAAGACGGGCCCAGTCAAGCTGATCTGCTGGTCACCTGACTACAGCGTTGCCATGGTTACATGGGAGTGTGGCGGCTTATCGTTGTGGAGTGTCTTTGGAGCTCACCTCTTCTGCACTCTGGGAGAGGACTTTGC GTACCGTTCTGATGGTACCAAGAAGGACCCCGTTAAAATCAGCTCTATG AGCTGGGGGGCAGAGGGCTACCACCTGTGGGTGCTCCCGAACAAACAGGAAAGGAGAAgacaagagcagcagcagcgacaggaggaggagggggaggaggaggaggaggaggagatggtcGCGCCTCCTCACACCTCCCTGCAGGCTGGCATACTGCAGTTCCACTTCATCAAGAGTGCCCTCACAGTAAACCCCTGCACG AGTAACCAGGAGCAGGTGCTGCTTCACGGTGAAGACCGACTCTACCTGACCTGTGGTGACCCCACGCAGGTCAACAgcacctctgacacacacccccacacacacttacacccGCGCGACGGCAGCCCACTGCACCATCCCTCCGACGCcgactcctctctctctcagggacTCAGCACTTTACTGGGACACAAGCACTGGCACGTGGTCCAG ATTCACAGCACATATCTAGAGAGCAACTGGCCTATACGG tttgcagCCATAGATACAGCAGGCCAGTGCATGGCTGTAGCAGGGAGGCGGGGCTTTGCACATTACTCCTTATTCACAAGGAAATGGAAGCTGTTTGGAAATATCACTCAG GAGCAGAACATGACAGTGACAGGAGGTCTGGCTTGGTGGAATGACTTTGTGGTGGTGGCCTGTTATAATTTCATAGACCAGCAAGAACAG TTGAGGCTCTATCAACGCTCAGCCAACCTGGACAACGCCTTTGCATCTGTCACCAAGCTGCACTCAGACACCCTGCTGCTCAATGTATTCAGAGACATGGTCATCCTGTTCAGAGCTGACTGCTCCATCTGCCTCTACAGCATAGAGAGGAGGAGCGACAG TCCAAACCCGACAGCCAGCGTTGAGTTGTTGCAGGAGGTGTCGATGTCTCGCTACATCCCTCACCCTGCTCTCGTGGTCTCTGTCACACTCACCTCTGTTCGCACAGAAACTGGCATCACTTTGAAAGCCCCACAGCAG GCCTGCATGGCGGAGAGCATCATGTTGAATCTGGCTGGCCAGTTGATCATGCTGCAGAGGGACCGTTCAGGACCTCAGGTACGAGAGAAAGAGACGCCTGCCAACAGCAAGAAGCTG CTACCATTTTGTCCTCCAGTCGTACTAGCCCAGTGTGTAGAGAACGTGTGGACCACTTGTCGCTCCAACAGGAAGAAGCGTCACCTGCTGGAGGCCTTGTGGCTGTCCTGCGGTGAGGCAGGCATGAAAGTGTGGCTGCCGCTCTTTCCGCGGGACCATCGCAAGCCCCACTCCTTCCTCTCCAGACGCATCATGCTCCCCTTCCACATCAACATCTACCCTCTGGCTGTGCTTTTTGAGGATGCCCTGGTGCTGGGGGCAACCAATGAGACTGTGCTCTACGATGGTCTGCAGGGACCCTCTGAGCCACTGGAGGCACTGTTCCCTTACTGCACAGTAGAGAGGACCTCCCAGATCTACCTCCATCACATCCTGAGGCAGCTGCTGGTTCGCAACCTTGGCGAGCAG GCTCTGATGCTGGCTCAGTCATGTGCCTCCCTCCCCTACTTCCCCCATGTCATGGAGCTGATGGTGCACGTCGTGCTGGAAGAAGAGGCAACATCGAGGGAGCCCATCCCCGACCCTCTGCTGCCCACCGTGGCCAAGTTCATCACCGAGTTCCCCCTCTTCCTGCAGACCATCGTACACTGTGCCAGGAAGACGGAGTACGCCCTGTGGAACTACCTGTTCGCCGCTGTGGGGAACCCCAAAGATCTGTTTGAGGAGTGTCTTATGGCTCAAGATCTGGACACAGCAGCTTCCTATCTGATTATACTCCAG AACATGGAGGTTCCCGCAGTAAGCAGACAGCACGCCACTCTCCTCTTCAACACGGCGCTTGAGCAGGGCAAGTGGGACCTCTGCCGGCACATGATCCGATTCCTCAAAGCCATTGGCTCTGGGGAGATGGAGACTCCGCCACCAACGCCTACCACACAG GAACCCAGCTCAACCGGAGGTTTTGAGTTCTTCAGAAATCGCAGCATCAGTTTGTCACAGTCTGCAGACTCCATCACTACGGGCAAGTTCAACCTGCAGAAGACCTTCAGTATGCCGTCTGGACCTTCTGTTAAAGg TCGGGATGTGGAGTGTGCAGAGAACATGTATATCGACATGATGCTCTGGCGCCACGCCCGCCACCTCCTGGAGCAGGTACGCCTCCGTGACCTGGGATGCTTCTCTGCACAGCTGGGCTTCGAACTCATCAGCTGGCTGTGTCGCGAACGGAACCGCGTGGCCCGCGTCGACGATTTTGTTTCTGCATTGAAGAGACTCCATAAGGATTTTTTGTGGCCCTTCCCTGTCATCCCTGTGGGAAGCCTGAGCTCACCTCTGAAGAACGGACGCTGTCGCACAG TGCTGAGCACACGGCTGTTGAAGTCGCAGTCAGCTGACAGCCTGTTGAACAGCGACATGGACACAGCGCCCCCTCAGGCAGCGCCCTCCAACCACAACTGGCTGGACGGTCTCGGACAGGGAGCCAAAGACATGGACACGGCCTCGTCTGCTCACTCAAACCAGCACTCGCCACAAACACATGATGCATTTCTGTCCCTACTCACCAACAAAG TGGAAGAGTACAGTGTCGGTTCGGCCACAGACTTGACAGAGACCAGCTCGGTGGTGGATGGTGATTGGACGATGGTGGACGAGAACTCCTCCACTCTGAGCCTGAGCCAGGCAGAGTTGGAGCACATCTCCATGGAGCTGGCCAACAAAGGTCCACACAAGTCGCAGGTGCAGCTCAG GTATCTCCTTCATGTGTTCATGGAGGCGGGTTGTCTGGAGTGGTGCGTAGTGATTGGTTTGATCCTGCGGGATGCCAGCGTCATAAAGCAGGTGATTGGCTTTCTGGACAGTCCTGAGGTTCCACAGGAAACTGTGCAGAGTGTCCGTAGCGGCCTTTTGGCTGTCGAAGCATGGGCCTCCACTGACTG CCTGGGATACAAACCATTTTTCAACCTGATCCAGCCGCAGCTGCAGCGGCTGATGGATTCAGCAGCTGGCGAGCAGGTGCAGCCTGAGGCCTTTCAGCCTTCGAGCCAGAGCTCCAAGCTCGGCGGCTCCGAAGGGCTGGGAGGGGCTGCGGTGCCGCGggtggaggacagcagaggagTAGCTGCTCCGCTTGGCCTGGCCCTGCCTTCCCTCGAACCTGCGGGAGGTTTTTCTCGTCCCCCCTCTGAGGACTGTCCTCCCGAAGAGACggaggagcagggagaggaggaaggagccTACGACTGCACCTTGTCCTAA
- the exosc2 gene encoding exosome complex component RRP4, with product MAVDMRLPVIRKLVSLSVSASDRKDLVVPGDVITSDTGFMRGHGTYVDEDKLTASVAGEVQRVDKLICVRPLKTRFNGEVGDVVVGRITEVQQKRWKVETNSRLDSVLLLSSVNLPGGELRRRSAEDELTMREYLQEGDLISAEVQSVFSDGALSLHTRSLKYGKLGQGVLVQLSPSLIKRQKTHFHNLPCGASIILGNNGFVWLYPTPEQQEEEAGGFYTSLEPVSLSDREVISRLRNCLLALAAHKVLLYDTSVLYCYESSVQHQVKDILKPEVMEEIVMLTQQKLLEQEG from the exons ATGGCTGTTGACATGAGATTACCAGTTATTCGCAAACTAGTGTCTCTATCGGTTTCTGCTTCCGACCGAAAAGATTTGGTGGTCCCCGGCGATGTTATCACTTCGGACACTGGTTTCATGAG GGGTCATGGTACCTATGTTGATGAAGACAAGCTGACTGCTTCAGTCGCTGGAGAGGTGCAGAGAGTAGATAAGCTAATCTGTGTCAGACCACTTAAGACCAG GTTCAACGGTGAGGTCGGAGACGTGGTGGTTGGCCGAATCACAGAG GTACAACAGAAACGATGGAAGGTTGAGACCAACTCCCGGCTGGACTCTGTCCTCTTGTTGTCCTCTGTCAATCTTCCTGGAGGAGAGCTA AGGAGACGGTCAGCAGAGGATGAGCTCACCATGAGAGAGTACCTTCAAGAGGGCGATCTCATTAGT GCAGAGGTGCAGTCTGTCTTCTCAGATGGAGCACTTTCACTTCACACACGTAGTTTAAAGTACGGAAAA TTGGGTCAAGGAGTGCTGGTACagctttctccttctctcatcaagaggcagaaaacacatttccacaATCTGCCATGTGGCGCATCCATTATCCTTGGGAATAACGGCTTTGTCTGGCTGTATCCCACACCGGaacaacaggaggaggaggctggggGCTTCTACACCAGCCTGGAG CCTGTCAGTTTGTCAGATCGAGAGGTGATTTCACGGTTAAGAAACTGCCTACTGGCTTTGGCTGCGCACAAGGTCCTTTTGTATGACACCAGTGTTCTCTATTGCTACGAATCCTCAGTTCAACACCAG GTCAAGGACATCTTGAAACCAGAAGTGATGGAAGAGATTGTAATGTTGACACAACAGAAGCTGCTGGAACAAGAAGGTTAA